The genomic DNA CGCTGAGTTTCCGCCGCGATCCGATGACCCAGAAGGTGATTGGGATAAGCCAGCAACTCCCCTTCTGGGGGAAGCGGGCTCTCAGGTCGGAAGTGGCTGCGAAAGAGGCGGAATCGTACCAGTGGCAGATCGAGGAACGCAAGCTCGAACTTGCCCGGATGGTGAAGGAAAGCTGGTACCAACTGTGGTTCGTTGAGAAGGAACTCGACATCGTCGACAAGAACATCAAGATCCTCGATGATTTTATCGCACTTGCCGAAACCAAGTATTCCGTCGGCCAAGGTGTACAGCAGGACGTGCTGAAAGCCCAGGTGGAGCGGTCGAAGATGCTCGATATGAGGATAACCCTGGAGCAGCAGCGGAAATCGGTGCAGGCAGCCATGAATGCCCTGTTGTACCGCAGCGGAGAGAGCTCGTTCGGGAAAATCGAGGATTTCACCCCGCGCAAGGTGTCGTCCTCGGTCGATACTCTCAGGGCAACCGCAAAGGAAAACAGGCCGCTTTTGAAAAGCCTGAAAGCCGAGATCGACAAGGGATCTGCCGGGCACAAGCTCGCCGAGAAGGAATACTACCCCGATTTCAACATCTCGCTTGAATACATGCAGCGCGATCGAATCGATGAGATGGAAGTAGGAGACGACATGTACTCACTTGGAGTGACTTTCAATCTCCCGGTCCAGCGCGCACGGCGGCAGGCGATGATTGCGGAGTCTTCATCTGAAATCAGGATGGCGACGGAAGAGCTTAACAGCCAGAACAATACCATCAATCAAGGTATCACTGATCTTCTCGCCCAGCTCGAGCGGCGCGACAAGTTGATCGCTCTTTATCGTACTGGGATACTTCCGCAGGCGGAGCAGGCCCTTGAGTCGGCGGTGATCAGCTATCGCGTAGGGAAGGTCGACTTCCTCACGCTTCTCGACAGCCGGGTAACCCTCTTCAACTACGAAAGGGAATACTACGATTCCCTGGCGGATTACGAGATGAAGCGTGCGCAGCTTGAAGCGCTGGTGGGCAGGGAATTGCCGTAGTTTTCAATGATTTCGTTTTTTAATTTTCCGAGAGGTTATGATCATGCTCATGTCTAAGAAGATTATCATCCCCGTGCTCTTGATCGCCGTTGTTGCGGCAGGTGGCGGAGGCTACTACCTCTGGAATGCCAAAGCTCAGAAGGCCGGTGCACAGGGAACGACAAAAGCGGAAAACGCCAAGGAACTCTACACCTGTCCGATGCACCCCTTCATCATCAAAGACAAGCCGGGCTCCTGCCCCATCTGCGGGATGACGCTTGTCAAGAAGGTGGAGGGGGCACAGGCGGACGCAAAAACGATGGAGATGCTAGGCCACGTTTCCATGTCCCCGACCCAGATGGTCATCACTAACGTCGCTACGACGGCGGTGAAGGAAATCCCTCTCGATAAGGATATCAATGCAGTCGGTATAGTCCAGTACGATCAGCGCCGCCAAGCGAAGGTCACCGCCTGGGTTGCGGGCAGGATCGACCAGCTTCTTGTCAATGCCGTCGGTGATTACGTAAGCAAGAGCAAACCAGTCGCTCTGGTTTACTCGCCCGATCTGGTGGCGGCACAGCAGGAATACCTTCTCGCGTTGAGAAGCAGGGACCGGTTGAAGGATTCGCCCAT from Geobacter sp. DSM 9736 includes the following:
- a CDS encoding TolC family protein — its product is MKRIVLALLVCGLWISQGARAEEPENLQRLVETALSNNPEIKASSARWEMFRNRIAQAKSFDDPMLMLKIQNGLVKDPLSFRRDPMTQKVIGISQQLPFWGKRALRSEVAAKEAESYQWQIEERKLELARMVKESWYQLWFVEKELDIVDKNIKILDDFIALAETKYSVGQGVQQDVLKAQVERSKMLDMRITLEQQRKSVQAAMNALLYRSGESSFGKIEDFTPRKVSSSVDTLRATAKENRPLLKSLKAEIDKGSAGHKLAEKEYYPDFNISLEYMQRDRIDEMEVGDDMYSLGVTFNLPVQRARRQAMIAESSSEIRMATEELNSQNNTINQGITDLLAQLERRDKLIALYRTGILPQAEQALESAVISYRVGKVDFLTLLDSRVTLFNYEREYYDSLADYEMKRAQLEALVGRELP